Proteins from one Phocoena sinus isolate mPhoSin1 chromosome 8, mPhoSin1.pri, whole genome shotgun sequence genomic window:
- the GAL3ST3 gene encoding galactose-3-O-sulfotransferase 3, giving the protein MPPILQRLQQATKMSRRKILLLVLGCSTLSLLIHQGAQLSWYPKLFPQSCPPLQDSPPRPKHMTVAFLKTHKTAGTTVQNILFRFAERHNLTVALPHPSCEHQFCYPRNFSAHFVHPATRPPHVLASHLRFDRAELQRLMPPGTVYVTILREPAAMFESLFSYYNQYCPAFRRVPNASLEAFLSAPEAYYRAGEHFAMFAHNTLAYDLGGDNERSPRDDAAYLAGLIRQVEEVFSLVMIAEYFDESLVLLRRLLAWDLDDVLYARLNARAASSRLAAIPAALARAARAWNALDAGLYDHFNATFWRRVALAGRACVEREARELREARERLLRRCFGEEPVLRPAAQIRTKQLQPWQPSRKVDIMGYDLPSGRAGPATEACLKLAMPEVQYSSYLLRKQKRRGGVRPRPEPVLDNPPPRPIRALPRGH; this is encoded by the exons ATGCCACCCATCCTCCAGCGCCTGCAGCAGGCCACCAAGATGAGCCGCAGGAAAATCCTGCTGCTGGTGCTAGGATGCAGCACCTTAAGCctcctcatccaccagggggcgcAGCTCAGCTG GTACCCCAAGCTGTTCCCTCAGAGCTGCCCGCCTCTGCAGGACTCTCCGCCACGCCCCAAGCACATGACCGTAGCCTTTCTGAAGACGCACAAGACTGCGGGCACGACAGTGCAGAACATCCTGTTCCGCTTCGCCGAGCGCCACAACCTGACCGTGGCCCTGCCACACCCGAGCTGCGAGCACCAGTTCTGCTACCCGCGCAACTTCTCGGCGCACTTCGTGCACCCGGCCACGCGGCCACCGCACGTGCTGGCCAGCCACCTGCGCTTCGACCGCGCGGAGCTGCAACGCCTCATGCCCCCGGGCACCGTCTACGTCACCATCCTGCGCGAGCCGGCCGCCATGTTCGAGTCGCTCTTCAGCTACTACAACCAGTACTGCCCCGCCTTCCGGCGCGTGCCCAACGCGTCGCTCGAGGCCTTCCTGAGCGCGCCCGAGGCCTACTACCGCGCGGGCGAGCACTTCGCCATGTTCGCGCACAACACGCTGGCCTACGACCTGGGCGGCGATAACGAGCGCAGCCCGCGCGACGACGCCGCCTACCTGGCGGGCCTCATCCGCCAGGTGGAGGAGGTCTTCTCGCTCGTCATGATCGCCGAGTACTTCGACGAGTCGCTCGTGCTGCTGCGGCGCCTGCTGGCCTGGGACCTAGACGACGTGCTCTACGCCAGGCTCAACGCGCGCGCCGCCAGCTCGCGCCTCGCCGCCATCCCCGCGGCTCTCGCGCGGGCCGCGCGCGCCTGGAACGCGCTCGACGCCGGCCTCTACGACCACTTCAACGCCACCTTCTGGCGCCGCGTGGCGCTGGCCGGTCGCGCCTGCGTGGAGCGCGAGGCGCGCGAGTTGCGAGAGGCCCGAGAGCGCCTGCTGCGGCGCTGCTTTGGTGAGGAACCTGTGCTGCGGCCTGCGGCGCAGATCCGCACGAAGCAGCTGCAACCCTGGCAGCCCAGCCGCAAGGTGGACATCATGGGCTACGACCTGCCCAGCGGCCGCGCCGGCCCGGCCACCGAGGCCTGCCTCAAGCTAGCCATGCCCGAGGTGCAGTACTCGAGCTACCTGCTGCGCAAGCAGAAGCGCCGAGGTGGCGTGCGCCCCCGGCCCGAACCGGTCCTGGACAATCCCCCTCCTCGGCCCATCCGGGCGCTGCCCCGGGGCCACTGA